A window of the Brassica oleracea var. oleracea cultivar TO1000 chromosome C1, BOL, whole genome shotgun sequence genome harbors these coding sequences:
- the LOC106333241 gene encoding UDP-glycosyltransferase 84A3-like yields MESSLTHVMLVSFPSQGHINPLLRLGKLIASKGLLVTFVTTEEPLGKKMRQANEIQDGLLKPVGLGFLRFEFFDDGFTLDDLENKQKSGLLFTDLEVAGKREIKKLIKRYEEMKQPVRCLINNAFVPWVCDVAAELQIPSAVLWVQSFACLAAYYYYQHQLAKFPTETEPEIDVEVPFMPLVLKHDEIPSFLHPSCRFSIFTDHILQQIKRLPNTFSILIDTFEELERDIIDHMSQLCPEVIIYPIGPLFMRAKTITSDIKGDISDSVNQCMEWLDSKGGMIVEWCAQERVLAHPAVACFLSHCGWNSTVEALSSGVPIVCLPQWGDQVTNAVYLVDVFKTGVRLGRGESDEKIVSREVVAEKLLEATVREKAVELRENARRWKKEAEATVEYGGSSDKNFGEFVDKLVANIW; encoded by the coding sequence ATGGAATCGTCGCTGACTCATGTGATGCTCGTCTCATTCCCATCACAAGGTCACATAAACCCTCTTCTTCGTCTGGGAAAGCTCATAGCTTCTAAAGGCTTACTAGTCACTTTTGTCACCACGGAGGAGCCACTTGGCAAGAAGATGCGTCAAGCCAACGAGATTCAAGACGGCTTGCTTAAACCCGTCGGTTTAGGTTTCCTCCGGTTCGAGTTCTTTGACGATGGGTTTACTCTCGACGACTTAGAGAACAAACAGAAATCTGGTTTACTATTCACAGATCTTGAAGTTGCCGGAAAACGAGAGATCAAGAAACTCATCAAGAGATACGAGGAAATGAAGCAACCCGTAAGGTGTCTAATAAACAACGCTTTTGTGCCGTGGGTATGTGACGTGGCTGCTGAGCTTCAAATCCCTTCGGCTGTTCTTTGGGTCCAGTCTTTCGCTTGCCTTGCGGCTTATTATTATTACCAGCACCAGTTGGCTAAGTTTCCGACCGAAACAGAACCAGAGATCGACGTTGAAGTCCCCTTCATGCCATTAGTGTTGAAGCATGACGAGATCCCAAGCTTTCTTCACCCTTCCTGTCGATTCTCCATTTTCACAGACCACATTTTACAACAAATCAAACGACTTCCAAACACCTTTTCTATTCTCATAGACACCTTTGAAGAACTAGAAAGAGACATCATCGACCACATGTCTCAGCTATGCCCGGAAGTCATCATTTATCCCATCGGACCGCTTTTCATGAGGGCTAAAACCATAACCTCTGATATCAAGGGAGACATCTCTGACTCTGTAAATCAGTGCATGGAGTGGCTTGACTCGAAAGGAGGAATGATCGTTGAATGGTGTGCACAAGAGAGAGTGTTGGCTCATCCCGCGGTTGCTTGCTTCCTAAGTCACTGCGGATGGAACTCAACCGTAGAGGCTCTATCTTCTGGCGTTCCCATTGTTTGTCTACCGCAGTGGGGAGATCAAGTGACAAATGCTGTGTACTTGGTTGATGTGTTCAAGACAGGAGTAAGACTTGGCCGCGGAGAGTCTGATGAGAAGATTGTTTCAAGGGAGGTTGTGGCGGAGAAGCTACTTGAAGCGACGGTTCGAGAGAAGGCGGTGGAGCTGAGAGAAAATGCTCGGAGGTGGAAGAAGGAGGCTGAGGCTACTGTGGAGTATGGTGGATCATCTGATAAAAATTTTGGAGAGTTTGTGGATAAGTTGGTTGCCAACATCTGGTGA
- the LOC106311032 gene encoding WD repeat-containing protein 3 — protein MVKAYLRYEQASSFGVITSLESNISYDSTGKHVLAPALEKVGIWHVRQGICTKTLVPSSSRVGKSLAVTSIASSASTSVAVGYADGSIRIWDSEKGTCETTLNGHKGAVTALRYNKAGSMFASGSKDNDVILWDVVGETGLFRLRGHRDQVTDLVFLDDGKKLVTASKDKFLRVWDLETQHCMQIISGHHTEVWSVDVDPEEKYLVTGSADQELRFYAVKQNMPHVSVVSDSNANGVDASGDHLTENKWEVLIPFGEIQRQTKDRVASVRFSNSGSLLACQMAGKTIEIFQVLDETEAKRKAKRRLRRKEKKTSKEGVENGDASNETEKADTVTTPTVPDVFKLLQVIRAGRKISSFSFCPITPKDSLATLALSLNNNSLEFYTLKSSENEKTATIEHQGHRSDVRSVALSADNTLLMSTSHSEVKIWNPSTGSCLRTIDSGYGICSLIVPKSKYGIVGTKSGVLEIIDIGSATKVEDVEAHGGTIWSIAPIPDDTGFVTVSADHEVKFWEYQVKKAGQKAKQLTVSNVRSMKMNDDVLAVAISPDAKHIAVALLDSTVKVFYVDSLKFFLSLYGHKLPVMCIDISSDGALIVTGSQDKNIKIWGLDFGDCHKSIFAHDDSVMGVKFVRNTHYMFSIGKDRLVKYWDADKFELLLTLGGHHAEIWCFAVSNRGDFLVTGSHDRSMRRWDRTEEPFFLEEEKEKRLDELFESEIDNAAENRHGSEEEITEEGVAGLAKKTTVDVLSAADSIIEALELAENEKNRIAEYEEEKTRGTVPDLAPNVVMLGLSPSEFVLKTISKEKTNDLEHILLPLPFSDALKLLSYMESWSLIPEKVELVCRIATIVLQTHHNQLVTTPAARPILSVLRDILHAKVKESKDTIGYNLAAMDHLKQMMASRSDAPFRDAKAKLMEIRSQQAKRMEARLDTKTERKRKKKQKRLEDGHGHAWA, from the exons ATGGTGAAGGCTTACCTAAGATATGAGCAAGCTTCTTCCTTTGGCGTCATAACGTCTCTGGAGTCTAACATCTCTTACGATTCCACGGGGAAGCATGTGCTTGCTCCGGCGCTCGAAAAGGTCGGAATCTGGCACGTTCGCCAAGGAATCTGCACCAAAACCCTAGTTCCTTCCTCCTCTCGCGTCGGAAAATCCCTTGCCGTTACCTCTATCGCCTCCTCTGCCTCTACTTCG GTTGCAGTTGGGTATGCAGATGGGAGTATAAGGATATGGGATTCTGAGAAAGGGACATGTGAGACTACTCTTAATGGCCATAAGGGTGCTGTGACTGCCCTGCGGTACAACAAGGCTGGTTCTATGTTTGCATCTGGAAGTAAAGACAACGATGTTATCTTGTGGGATGTTGTCGGTGAAACTGGGCTTTTCCGTCTCCGTGGTCACCGTGATCAG GTGACCGATCTTGTATTCTTGGATGATGGAAAGAAACTTGTTACTGCATCCAAGGACAAATTCTTGAGAGTCTGGGATCTTGAGACCCAACACTGTATGCAGATAATCAGTGGTCATCACACTGAAGTCTGGTCTGTGGATGTTGATCCAGAGGAAAAGTATCTCGTCACTGGTTCTGCTGATCAAGAACTAAGGTTTTATGCTGTTAAACAAAACATGCCACATGTATCGGTGGTGTCAGATTCAAATGCAAATGGAGTTGATGCCAGTGGAGATCACTTGACCGAGAATAAATGGGAAGTTTTGATACCGTTTGGGGAGATCCAGAGACAAACCAAGGATAGAGTTGCGAGTGTGAGGTTCAGTAACTCAGGAAGTCTGTTGGCTTGTCAAATGGCAGGGAAAACCATCGAAATATTCCAGGTATTGGATGAAACGGAGGCGAAGCGGAAAGCCAAGCGTAGGCTTCGCAGGAAAGAGAAAAAAACTTCCAAAGAAGGGGTTGAAAACGGAGATGCAAGTAATGAAACTGAGAAAGCTGATACTGTTACTACTCCTACTGTCCCTGACGTTTTTAAGCTCTTGCAAGTCATCAGAGCTGGAAGAAAAATAAGCTCTTTCTCTTTCTGTCCGATTACTCCAAAAGATTCCTTGGCGACATTGGCGTTGTCTTTGAACAATAACTCACTGGAGTTCTATACGCTAAAGAGCAGTGAGAATGAGAAAACTGCTACCATTGAGCACCAAGGACATCGATCTGATGTGAGGAGTGTAGCCCTCAGTGCCGACAACACTCTTCTGATGTCAACCAGTCACAGTGAGGTGAAAATTTGGAATCCAAGTACAGGTTCCTGTCTCCGGACCATCGATTCTGGATATGGAATCTGCAGTTTGATTGTCCCTAAAAGTAAGTACGGTATTGTTGGAACGAAGAGTGGGGTACTAGAGATCATTGATATAGGGAGTGCTACAAAAGTGGAAGATGTTGAAGCACATGGTGGAACTATTTGGTCAATTGCACCCATTCCCGATGATACTGGGTTCGTCACTGTGAGTGCAGATCATGAAGTCAAATTCTGGGAATACCAAGTCAAAAAAGCTGGCCAA AAAGCCAAGCAACTCACGGTTTCAAATGTGAGATCTATGAAGATGAATGATGATGTACTTGCTGTTGCCATCAGTCCTGATGCTAAGCATATTGCAGTTGCGCTGTTAGATTCCACGGTGAAG GTTTTCTATGTGGATTCCTTAAAATTCTTCCTCTCCTTATATGGGCACAAGTTGCCTGTCATGTGCATTGACATTTCATCCGATGGAGCGTTGATTGTGACTGGTTCTCAGGACAAGAATATCAAAATTTGGGGACTCGATTTCGGTGATTGTCACAAGTCCATCTTTGCTCACGATGACAG TGTTATGGGTGTGAAATTTGTTCGCAATACACATTACATGTTCAGCATTGGGAAAGACCGACTAGTGAAATATTGGGATGCAGACAAGTTTGAGCTGTTGCTAACGCTTGGTGGACATCACGCAGAGATTTGGTGCTTCGCTGTCAGCAATCGTGGTGATTTTCTTGTCACAGGATCTCATGACCGCTCCATGCGGCGCTGGGACCGTACTGAAGAACCCTTCTTCCTCGAG GAGGAGAAGGAAAAGAGGTTGGATGAGCTATTTGAGTCTGAGATCGATAACGCAGCAGAGAACAGGCATGGATCTGAGGAGGAAATTACAGAAGAAGGTGTTGCAGGTTTAGCTAAGAAGACCACAGTAGACGTCCTATCAGCTGCTGATTCAATCATAGAAGCTCTTGAACTAGCAGAAAATGAAAAGAACCGTATTGCTGAATATGAG GAGGAGAAAACAAGGGGAACGGTTCCTGATTTGGCTCCAAATGTTGTGATGCTCGGGCTCTCTCCGTCTGAGTTTGTTCTCAAAACCATCTCTAAAGAAAAAACAAACGATCTTGAACACATCTTACTG CCTCTACCATTCTCAGATGCTTTAAAGCTTCTTTCCTACATGGAAAGCTGGAGTTTGATTCCTGAAAAG GTAGAACTAGTTTGCAGGATTGCAACGATTGTGTTACAGACACATCACAATCAGTTGGTAACGACTCCAGCTGCACGACCAATATTAAGTGTTCTCAGGGATATTCTTCACGCGAAAGTCAAG GAATCCAAAGATACAATCGGTTACAATTTGGCGGCCATGGATCATCTCAAG CAAATGATGGCATCAAGATCTGATGCTCCATTCAGAGACGCAAAGGCGAAGCTAATGGAGATAAGGTCACAGCAAGCGAAACGCATGGAGGCACGGTTGGATACGAAAACAGAGAGGAAAAGAAAGAAGAAACAAAAGAGATTAGAAGATGGCCATGGTCATGCTTGGGCCTGA